A window from Chitinophaga filiformis encodes these proteins:
- the serS gene encoding serine--tRNA ligase: MLQVPFIRQNKDLVLERLTLKNFRELELVDQVLELDDKRKKLTLEYDETKAKANSLSKEIGKLMAQGQKDEAESRKSEVTSLNEKLHPINEELAATEKLLHDTLVKLPNLPSPLVPPGKTPEDNVEVRKGGEIPALYEGAVPHWDLAKKYDLIDFELGNKISGAGFPVYKNRGARLQRAMIQYFLNYNTSKGYTEFQVPHLVNEASGYGTGQLPDKEGQMYFVGEDELYLIPTAEVPLTNLFRDEILKDSELPVKLTGYTPCFRREAGSYGKDVRGLNRLHQFDKVEIVQVVHPEKSYEVLDEMVAHVEELVKALELPYRILRLCGGDMGFGSALTYDFEVYSTAQQRWLEVSSVSNFEAFQANRAKIRFKDGGGKPQLVHTLNGSSLALPRILACILENNQTADGINIPKVLQPYFGGDKITL, encoded by the coding sequence ATGTTACAAGTTCCGTTCATTCGTCAAAACAAAGACCTGGTGCTGGAACGGCTCACTTTGAAAAATTTCAGGGAGCTGGAACTGGTTGATCAGGTGCTGGAGCTGGACGACAAGCGCAAGAAATTAACCCTTGAGTATGATGAGACAAAGGCCAAAGCAAATTCGCTGTCAAAAGAGATAGGTAAGCTGATGGCCCAGGGACAGAAAGATGAAGCGGAATCACGTAAATCGGAAGTAACATCTCTGAACGAAAAGCTGCATCCCATCAATGAGGAGCTGGCAGCTACCGAGAAGCTTTTACACGATACACTTGTAAAACTGCCTAACCTGCCATCTCCGCTGGTGCCTCCGGGTAAGACCCCTGAAGATAATGTGGAAGTGCGCAAAGGCGGCGAGATCCCTGCATTATATGAAGGTGCGGTGCCTCATTGGGATCTGGCAAAGAAATATGACCTGATCGATTTTGAGCTGGGAAATAAGATCTCCGGCGCTGGCTTCCCGGTATATAAAAACCGTGGAGCACGTTTGCAGCGCGCTATGATCCAGTATTTCCTGAACTATAACACCAGCAAAGGGTATACGGAATTTCAGGTACCTCACCTGGTAAATGAAGCCTCCGGTTATGGCACCGGACAGTTGCCCGATAAAGAAGGCCAGATGTATTTTGTAGGTGAAGATGAGTTGTACCTCATCCCTACCGCCGAAGTGCCACTGACTAACTTATTCAGGGACGAGATCCTGAAAGACAGCGAACTGCCTGTAAAACTGACCGGTTATACGCCTTGTTTCCGTCGTGAAGCCGGTTCCTATGGTAAGGACGTACGCGGCCTGAACCGTCTCCACCAGTTCGATAAGGTAGAGATTGTACAGGTAGTGCATCCGGAAAAGTCTTACGAGGTGCTCGACGAAATGGTAGCACATGTGGAGGAACTGGTGAAAGCCCTGGAACTGCCGTACCGCATTCTGCGCCTTTGCGGTGGTGATATGGGTTTCGGTTCTGCTCTGACCTACGATTTTGAAGTGTACAGCACTGCCCAGCAAAGATGGCTGGAAGTGAGCTCTGTATCCAATTTTGAAGCTTTCCAGGCAAACCGCGCCAAGATCCGCTTTAAAGACGGTGGTGGTAAACCGCAGCTGGTGCACACCCTGAACGGCAGCTCACTGGCTTTGCCACGTATTCTGGCCTGTATACTGGAAAATAACCAGACAGCAGATGGTATCAATATACCCAAAGTGCTGCAGCCTTATTTTGGCGGAGATAAGATCACACTATAA
- a CDS encoding GNAT family N-acetyltransferase, which produces MQHFLPNGQVLLVRPALLEDAPALLALFRQLTMETDFLLMTRQEAAELTVVDERAFISALSNESKHLHLLAIVENRLTGSITIKQSELKKEAHLGQLGIAILHEYWNMGIGRRLMTAAMRWAEQHKELEIIHLNVFANNERAIQLYRNFGFLEYGRLLQGFKQTDGTYGDSILMSKRIKNG; this is translated from the coding sequence ATGCAGCACTTTCTACCCAATGGCCAGGTATTATTGGTGCGCCCGGCCCTCCTGGAAGACGCTCCGGCACTACTGGCCCTGTTCCGGCAGCTGACTATGGAAACTGATTTTCTGCTCATGACGAGACAGGAAGCCGCGGAACTGACTGTCGTGGACGAGCGGGCGTTTATCAGCGCTCTCAGTAATGAATCTAAACACCTGCATCTGCTGGCGATCGTGGAGAACCGCCTCACAGGTTCTATTACCATCAAACAATCAGAACTGAAGAAAGAAGCACACCTTGGCCAGCTGGGAATCGCCATCCTGCATGAATACTGGAATATGGGCATCGGCCGTCGCCTGATGACCGCCGCCATGCGTTGGGCGGAGCAGCATAAGGAACTGGAAATCATTCACCTCAACGTATTTGCAAATAATGAAAGAGCTATCCAGTTGTATCGTAACTTTGGTTTCCTGGAATATGGACGTTTGCTCCAGGGATTTAAGCAAACGGATGGTACATATGGCGATTCAATATTAATGTCTAAAAGGATAAAGAACGGATGA
- a CDS encoding ThiF family adenylyltransferase translates to MMQRYDRHLKLEGFGPAKQQLLNNAAVLVIGAGGLGVPVLQYLTAMGIGKIGIVEHDDISLTNLQRQVLYNTNEVGNPKLKTAVQRLQQLNPEVKFDMYDTWIIPDNALDIIRPYDVVVDCTDNFGTRYLVNDACVILNKPFVYGAIHKYEGQVSVFNYKGSATYRCLFPEQPEPGTMLNCSDIGVLGILPGIIGSYQANETVKIITGIGEPLSNQLLTIDTLYNIHHTFQIKPVPGNHDITTLQESYEQPCDTGGVKSLSVHQLQDWLETEKPLQLIDVREPDEWEICHIPQAMHVPMRMVGSIIPKLRKDQPIALLCHHGMRSLMVAQQLDAAGFPAVYNIEGGIHAWAAEIDVEMNTY, encoded by the coding sequence ATGATGCAACGATATGACAGACACCTGAAACTGGAAGGCTTCGGTCCCGCAAAACAACAACTGCTCAACAATGCAGCAGTACTCGTAATAGGTGCAGGAGGATTAGGGGTGCCCGTATTGCAATATCTCACTGCAATGGGAATCGGAAAGATCGGTATCGTGGAACACGATGATATATCTCTCACCAACCTGCAAAGACAGGTGCTTTACAACACCAATGAAGTAGGCAACCCGAAGTTGAAAACGGCCGTTCAACGCCTGCAGCAACTTAATCCGGAAGTAAAATTTGATATGTATGACACCTGGATCATTCCTGACAATGCACTTGACATTATCAGACCTTATGATGTAGTGGTGGACTGTACAGATAATTTCGGCACCCGCTACCTGGTCAATGATGCCTGTGTAATACTCAACAAACCCTTTGTATATGGTGCTATCCATAAATATGAAGGACAGGTAAGCGTATTCAATTATAAAGGGAGCGCAACTTACCGTTGCCTGTTCCCCGAGCAGCCGGAGCCAGGTACTATGCTGAACTGTAGCGATATCGGCGTATTGGGTATCCTGCCGGGTATCATCGGTTCTTATCAGGCCAACGAAACCGTGAAGATCATTACCGGCATCGGAGAGCCCCTCAGCAATCAGTTACTGACAATTGACACGCTTTACAACATCCATCATACTTTCCAGATCAAACCTGTTCCCGGTAATCATGACATTACCACGCTGCAGGAAAGCTATGAGCAGCCCTGCGATACGGGTGGCGTGAAAAGCTTGTCAGTACATCAGTTGCAGGATTGGCTGGAAACAGAGAAGCCATTACAACTGATAGATGTAAGAGAGCCTGATGAGTGGGAAATATGCCATATCCCACAAGCCATGCATGTACCCATGCGGATGGTAGGAAGTATTATTCCGAAATTAAGAAAAGATCAGCCGATCGCTTTGCTGTGCCATCATGGAATGCGTAGCCTGATGGTGGCGCAACAGCTGGACGCAGCAGGTTTTCCTGCAGTCTACAATATAGAAGGAGGCATCCACGCCTGGGCCGCCGAAATTGATGTGGAAATGAACACTTATTAA